From Topomyia yanbarensis strain Yona2022 chromosome 1, ASM3024719v1, whole genome shotgun sequence, one genomic window encodes:
- the LOC131676581 gene encoding facilitated trehalose transporter Tret1-like encodes MNPAELNYQPVATFENHEKGNYKMEKGSPSRQFLAGVTVNLASVALGTCLGWTSPMGPVYKSNDTSITPLDVPPTSGEESWIGSLVALGALIAPFIAGPLAEKFGRKLTLLGSSAFFIVSWILLLTTSTVGQLLAARLIQGFGVGFVMTVQTMYIGEIASNEYRGALGSLMQLCIVSGILYVYVIGPYVSYHALQWACLALPVLFAGTFFFMPETPTFYITKGRQSDAIKSLQFLRGKSADGVQDEMKETTQSVEEAMRNKASVMDLFKSKGNVKALIICSGLISFQQLSGINVILFYSQTIFAKTGSSLAPAISTILVGIVQVLASGATPLIVDRLGRKPILLVSAAGMCLAHGTMGLYFYMDYIKSDAVDSISWLPIFSLIFFVTVYCVGFGPLPWAVLGEMFPANVKSIASSIVASNCWVLGFLVLQFFSTLDEAVGSHWSFWIFGIMCGVAFVFTLTTVMETKGMSLQQIQDKLNE; translated from the exons ATGAATCCAGCTGAGCTCAACTATCAACCAGTGGCAACGTTCGAGAATCACGAAAAAGGAAACTACAAAATGGAGAAAGGATCTCCTTCGAGACAATTTTTGGCGGGTGTGACTG TAAACCTCGCCTCGGTAGCGCTGGGGACCTGCCTCGGCTGGACATCCCCGATGGGTCCGGTGTATAAATCCAACGACACCAGCATAACCCCACTGGACGTACCGCCGACCTCGGGCGAGGAATCATGGATTGGTTCGCTGGTCGCTTTAGGAGCCCTAATCG CTCCCTTCATCGCTGGACCGCTGGCGGAAAAATTTGGCCGCAAGTTAACCCTGCTGGGTAGTTCCGCATTCTTCATCGTAAGCTGGATTCTACTGCTCACGACAAGCACGGTAGGCCAGTTGCTGGCAGCTAGACTGATTCAAGGTTTCGGGGTAGGATTTGTAATGACGGTGCAGACGATGTACATCGGGGAGATCGCTAGTAACGAGTACCGGGGGGCGCTGGGTTCACTCATGCAGTTGTGCATTGTCT CCGGTATTCTGTATGTGTACGTAATCGGACCATACGTAAGCTATCACGCGTTACAATGGGCCTGTTTGGCACTTCCAGTACTATTTGCCGGGACGTTTTTCTTCATGCCGGAAACACCTACCTTCTACATTACCAAGGGTCGCCAGAGTGACGCCATCAAATCACTCCAATTCCTACGGGGTAAGTCGGCTGATGGAGTTCAGGATGAAATGAAGGAAACGACACAGTCCGTGGAAGAGGCAATGAGAAACAAAGCCAGCGTCATGGATCTATTCAAAAGCAAAGGCAACGTCAAGGCGTTGATCATCTGCTCTGGGTTGATCAGTTTCCAGCAGTTATCGGGGATCAACGTAATTCTGTTCTACAGCCAGACAATCTTCGCCAAGACAGGCAGCAGTTTGGCTCCTGCTATTTCGACGATTTTGGTTGGTATTGTTCAGGTCCTGGCTAGTGGAGCGACGCCGCTGATCGTTGACCGGCTGGGTCGTAAACCGATTCTGCTAGTATCAGCCGCTGGAATGTGTCTTGCTCATGGAACCATGGGGCTGTACTTCTACATGGACTACATCAAGTCGGATGCGGTAGACAGCATCAGTTGGTTGCCGATTTTCTCGTTGATCTTCTTCGTGACGGTTTACTGCGTCGGATTTGGACCGCTACCGTGGGCCGTACTGGGTGAGATGTTCCCCGCTAATGTGAAGTCGATCGCCTCCTCGATTGTTGCGTCCAACTGTTGGGTGCTGGGTTTCCTGGTGCTGCAGTTCTTCTCGACGCTGGACGAGGCGGTGGGATCGCACTGGTCCTTCTGGATATTTGGCATCATGTGTGGAGTGGCGTTCGTGTTCACCCTGACCACCGTGATGGAAACCAAGGGAATGAGTCTGCAACAAATTCAGGATAAACTTAACGAATAG